The Strigops habroptila isolate Jane chromosome 13 unlocalized genomic scaffold, bStrHab1.2.pri S16, whole genome shotgun sequence genome window below encodes:
- the RTN4RL1 gene encoding reticulon-4 receptor-like 1, whose product MLRQGGFAELLLVLLGLKVPSALGCPTDCVCYPSPMTVSCQAHNFVTIPEGIPEDSERIFLQNNQITLLLRGHFSPSMVTLWIYSNNITFIDPNTFDGFVNLEELDLGDNRYLRALAADTFQGLVKLHALYLYKCGLSSLPSGIFGGLHNLQYLYLQDNHIEFLQDDIFVDLVNLSHLFLHGNKLWSLHQNTFRGLINLDRLAHPIKIHAAGGFPQGGLFHDLRRIDHPFPCSITASRRPAGGLALAHFGSLEVLLRPTREPMEGCDCKAHVFALEMAAQVQSSSSSVICESPEQMHGKDLKVLRAEDFRNCSGSESLHQIKTHTFSTADRGASKTHHPHHSSREKGKERGAENSLHSSQPAVPPGSRPGYRKPGKNCTSHKSRNRTSKPGSLGPRKNGQEVPDYVPDYQHKYSFGVMPTLPTKRKGKCTRRTPIRPPSGVQQAAGCSGLRASLLIFMMVLAAVIR is encoded by the coding sequence GGGggtttgcagagctgctgctggtgctgctggggctgaaggTGCCCAGCGCCCTGGGCTGCCCCACTGACTGCGTGTGCTACCCGTCCCCCATGACCGTCAGCTGCCAGGCTCACAACTTCGTGACCATCCCCGAGGGCATCCCCGAGGACAGCGAGAGGATCTTCCTCCAGAACAACCAGATCACCTTGCTGCTGCGGGGCCACTTCAGCCCCTCCATGGTCACCCTCTGGATCTACTCCAACAACATCACCTTCATTGACCCCAACACCTTCGATGGGTTCGTCAATCTGGAAGAGCTGGACCTTGGGGATAACCGCTACTTAAGGGCTTTAGCTGCAGACACTTTCCAAGGGCTGGTGAAACTCCATGCCTTGTACCTGTACAAGTGCGGGCTGAGCTCCCTCCCCAGCGGGATATTCGGTGGCCTCCACAACCTGCAATACCTTTACCTGCAAGACAACCACATCGAGTTCCTTCAGGATGATATTTTTGTTGACTTGGTTAACCTCAGCCATCTTTTTCTCCATGGAAACAAGCTCTGGAGCCTCCATCAGAACACATTCAGGGGACTAATAAACCTGGACCGGCTTGCTCATCCAATCAAAATCCACGCTGCAGGTGGATTCCCACAAGGCGGGCTTTTCCATGACCTCCGAAGAATTGACCACCCTTTTCCTTGTTCAATAACAGCCTCTCGGAGGCCTGCAGGTGGACTGGCCCTGGCCCACTTTGGGAGCCTGGAAGTTTTACTTAGGCCGACACGGGAACCCATGGAAGGCTGCGACTGCAAAGCCCACGTTTTCGCTCTGGAAATGGCTGCACAGGTTCAAAGCTCCAGCTCCAGCGTCATCTGCGAGTCCCCTGAGCAGATGCACGGCAAAGACCTCAAGGTGCTAAGAGCAGAAGACTTTAGGAACTGTTCAGGGTCCGAGTCGCTCCATCAGATTAAAACACATACTTTCTCCACAGCAGACAGAGGAGCCTCTAAAACCCATCACCCTCATCACTCCTCCAGGGAGAAGGGCAAGGAGAGAGGGGCTGAGAACAGTTTGCACAGCAGCCAGCCCGCCGTCCCCCCCGGCTCCCGGCCGGGCTATCGCAAACCTGGCAAGAACTGCACCAGCCACAAAAGCCGTAACCGAACCTCCAAACCGGGCTCCTTGGGACCAAGGAAAAATGGGCAGGAGGTCCCAGACTATGTGCCTGATTATCAGCACAAATACAGCTTTGGGGTGATGCCAACGCTGCCCACTAAACGCAAGGGTAAGTGCACCCGGCGGACACCCATCCGCCCGCCCAGCGGGGTTCAGCAGGCAGCCGGTTGCTCGGGGCTCAGGGCATCGCTCCTGATCTTTATGATGGTGTTAGCGGCCGTCATACGCTGA